In one Pasteuria penetrans genomic region, the following are encoded:
- a CDS encoding ABC transporter ATP-binding protein, which translates to MLSIQNLSFCYENGKRGEESGGLVLNDISFGMDKGDIVALLGPSGCGKSTLFYILGGLYAPTKGSIYLQGRSFIREPGRIGYLSPQPSLFPWKTVYDNIAMGRLSQKPNPATDSPSVEELLAVIGLTDYAREYPKALSMGMQQRVALARALYGGHALLCLDEPFSSLDNLKKKELLVWLRGLLKERHTTTLVVTHSTEEAAILADEVHCLTPRPSKIFESLLVPLQDMERFDSSKSLKRLQWQAKVENLFAGYSEHRDVTS; encoded by the coding sequence ATGCTTTCCATTCAAAATCTCAGTTTCTGCTATGAAAATGGTAAACGAGGGGAAGAATCGGGGGGATTGGTGCTCAATGACATTTCCTTTGGGATGGATAAGGGGGATATTGTAGCTCTACTAGGACCTTCGGGATGTGGTAAGAGTACACTGTTTTACATCCTTGGTGGTTTATACGCTCCTACTAAGGGGTCCATCTACTTGCAAGGGCGCTCCTTCATTCGGGAACCTGGTAGGATCGGGTACCTGTCCCCCCAACCTTCTCTTTTCCCCTGGAAGACAGTGTATGACAATATAGCGATGGGGAGGCTTTCGCAGAAACCCAACCCTGCTACTGATTCCCCATCCGTCGAAGAACTCCTTGCTGTCATTGGCTTAACTGATTATGCTAGGGAATATCCCAAGGCTCTCTCTATGGGAATGCAACAGAGGGTCGCTTTGGCGCGTGCTTTGTATGGTGGGCATGCACTCCTGTGTTTAGATGAACCTTTTTCCTCCCTAGACAACCTCAAAAAGAAAGAGTTGTTGGTATGGCTGCGAGGGTTGCTCAAGGAACGACACACAACTACATTGGTCGTCACTCACAGTACGGAGGAAGCCGCGATTCTAGCAGATGAGGTTCATTGTCTTACCCCAAGGCCCAGTAAAATTTTCGAGAGCCTCCTGGTTCCTCTCCAGGATATGGAGAGATTCGACAGTAGCAAGAGCCTCAAACGCTTGCAATGGCAGGCTAAGGTAGAAAACTTATTTGCCGGTTACAGCGAGCACCGCGATGTTACATCGTAA
- a CDS encoding ABC transporter substrate-binding protein: MLTKKASTQYGSGDTKRKWSIFRSPWGDSLWKKRGLSVFRFLGTILTFPLILWKNRVYPRPPLICAVSLFLSVALGLAGCGGERVKDSTVPGPMSKLKVSMDWTSNTKHTGLYVAKHKGFFQREGFDVEFLQGQFVAADRVVGSQQADVGLCGQKSVFMARKKGIPIRSIAALIQNEPNGIGVAEKSGITQLKDLEGKKYGTYGGSLELAMLQSMMRQKGADPSKVTVVGSHDFSRSAAIQHGIIDAAWFYRGWDGIEGDVKNQPVRIFDSAELDPRLNVYVTVIIANEETIQKDPEKLRKFLRAAGDGYRYAIAHPEEAADILMKENRMLDKAVVKASQHYMGPRYQANAPYWGFQDEKRWSDFKDYMVEKGLLDPSFDVEKFFTNDLLDKRENPSS; this comes from the coding sequence ATGCTGACGAAAAAGGCCTCTACACAATATGGATCCGGGGACACAAAAAGGAAATGGTCTATATTTCGCTCCCCGTGGGGGGATAGTCTATGGAAGAAACGGGGATTATCTGTGTTTCGTTTTCTGGGTACCATTCTCACATTCCCCTTGATTCTATGGAAGAATAGGGTTTATCCCCGTCCACCTCTTATTTGCGCGGTATCGTTGTTTCTATCGGTGGCCTTGGGATTGGCAGGTTGTGGTGGGGAAAGGGTAAAGGATTCCACAGTACCGGGACCGATGTCTAAACTCAAGGTGTCCATGGATTGGACCAGCAATACGAAACACACAGGCCTTTATGTAGCCAAACACAAGGGTTTTTTTCAGAGAGAGGGATTTGATGTCGAATTTTTGCAAGGACAATTCGTTGCGGCGGATCGGGTTGTAGGCAGCCAACAGGCCGACGTCGGACTCTGCGGGCAAAAGAGCGTTTTTATGGCTCGTAAAAAGGGTATTCCTATTCGGTCCATTGCAGCCCTTATACAAAACGAGCCCAATGGAATCGGTGTTGCGGAGAAAAGCGGTATTACCCAACTCAAGGATCTCGAGGGGAAAAAATATGGAACTTATGGGGGGAGTCTCGAATTAGCCATGTTGCAATCCATGATGCGTCAAAAAGGTGCTGATCCAAGTAAGGTAACTGTTGTTGGGTCGCACGACTTCAGTAGGTCAGCCGCGATCCAACATGGGATTATTGACGCCGCCTGGTTTTATAGGGGATGGGATGGCATAGAGGGGGATGTAAAAAATCAACCCGTAAGGATCTTCGATTCTGCAGAATTGGATCCTCGTCTCAATGTTTATGTAACTGTGATCATAGCTAATGAGGAAACGATACAAAAGGACCCGGAGAAGCTCCGTAAGTTTCTGCGTGCCGCAGGCGATGGTTACCGATATGCTATAGCGCACCCGGAGGAAGCCGCTGATATTCTGATGAAGGAAAATAGGATGTTGGATAAGGCGGTAGTCAAGGCGAGTCAGCATTATATGGGGCCCCGTTACCAGGCAAATGCTCCTTATTGGGGATTTCAGGATGAAAAACGATGGTCCGATTTCAAAGACTATATGGTGGAAAAGGGATTACTGGATCCATCCTTTGATGTGGAAAAATTCTTTACCAATGATCTTCTGGATAAGAGGGAGAATCCCTCCAGCTAG
- a CDS encoding ABC transporter substrate-binding protein, with amino-acid sequence MPKKKSPLQHRPGYVMKKWLMFCSLWRNSSWRRRRWSTFCFLLGSVFTSSSTSRKNGKGCSNSVYPRSLLVCAASLFLSMALGLAGCGEEKVKDSTAPGQVSKLKVSMDWTINTAHTGLYVAKHKGFFQREGFDVEFLKGQFVAADRIVGSQQADVGLCGQKSVFMARKRGVPIRSIATLMQNNPNGITVAKKSSITQLKDLEGKKYGAYGGSLELAMLQSLMRQAGADPSKVTVVDAHDFSKSAAIHQGVIDAAWLYKGWDGIEGDVKNRPLRIFDIAELDPRLNVYATVIIANEGTTQKDPERLRKFLRAAGDGYRYAIAHPEEAADILMKENRMLDKAVVKASQHYMVSHYQANAPYWGFQDKKRWSDFKDYMVEKGLLDPSFDVEKAFTNDFLDRKGSFS; translated from the coding sequence ATGCCAAAAAAAAAGTCTCCCCTACAACATAGACCCGGGTACGTAATGAAAAAATGGCTTATGTTTTGTTCTTTGTGGAGGAATAGTTCATGGAGGAGACGAAGATGGTCCACATTTTGTTTTCTATTGGGTAGCGTTTTCACATCCTCCTCGACTTCACGGAAAAATGGGAAAGGGTGTTCCAACAGTGTTTATCCCCGTTCCCTTCTTGTTTGCGCGGCATCGTTGTTTTTATCGATGGCCTTGGGGTTGGCAGGTTGCGGTGAGGAAAAGGTAAAGGATTCCACAGCACCAGGACAAGTTTCTAAACTTAAGGTGTCCATGGATTGGACTATCAATACGGCTCACACAGGCCTGTATGTAGCTAAACATAAGGGTTTTTTTCAGAGGGAGGGATTTGATGTCGAATTTCTGAAGGGGCAATTCGTTGCGGCAGATCGGATCGTGGGTAGCCAACAGGCTGATGTCGGTCTCTGCGGGCAAAAGAGCGTTTTTATGGCCCGTAAAAGGGGTGTTCCTATTCGGTCCATCGCAACCCTTATGCAAAATAATCCTAATGGAATCACCGTTGCGAAGAAAAGTAGTATTACCCAACTCAAGGATCTCGAGGGAAAAAAATACGGAGCTTATGGGGGAAGTCTCGAGTTAGCCATGTTGCAATCCTTAATGCGTCAAGCAGGTGCTGATCCAAGTAAGGTAACTGTGGTCGATGCGCATGATTTCAGTAAATCAGCTGCGATTCACCAGGGGGTTATCGACGCTGCTTGGCTTTATAAGGGATGGGATGGCATAGAGGGGGATGTGAAAAATCGACCCTTAAGGATCTTCGATATTGCGGAATTGGATCCACGTCTCAATGTTTATGCAACTGTAATCATAGCTAATGAGGGGACGACACAGAAGGATCCAGAAAGGCTCCGTAAGTTTCTGCGTGCTGCAGGCGACGGTTACCGATATGCTATTGCACACCCGGAGGAAGCCGCTGATATTCTGATGAAGGAAAATAGGATGTTGGATAAGGCAGTAGTAAAGGCAAGCCAACATTATATGGTGTCCCACTACCAAGCTAACGCCCCCTACTGGGGATTTCAGGATAAAAAGCGATGGTCTGACTTCAAGGACTATATGGTGGAAAAGGGATTACTGGATCCATCCTTTGATGTGGAAAAAGCCTTTACTAACGATTTCTTGGATAGGAAGGGGTCGTTCTCCTAA